A window from Corynebacterium accolens encodes these proteins:
- a CDS encoding alpha/beta hydrolase: protein MVFIQPEAQKFLDLNRDAPQLDTRTPEENRAAQQKTAAAWGKKTPMVSVYETSVRGVTVRVYVPQAPALADAPAAPAFIFFHGGGWVLGDLETTDTTVRDIAAEAGIICISVHYRRAPEHPFPAPLDDCRAVVDGVLQGELGIGIDPTRVAVGGDSAGGNIAAVIAQELRDQLAHQVLIYPVMDLSTFDTQSHSDFSDGYYLTRRRLNYFYDSYAGAADRTDIRMSPGRNGDLAGLPPATVITGELDPLVSEVSDYVGRMLNAGNVVSSIEFKGQVHPFVQMGGIISDALIARTIIGSELKRALRGQG, encoded by the coding sequence ATGGTGTTTATTCAGCCCGAAGCCCAAAAATTCCTCGACCTGAACAGGGATGCCCCACAGCTGGACACGCGTACTCCTGAAGAAAACCGCGCCGCCCAGCAGAAGACGGCAGCGGCTTGGGGCAAGAAAACCCCGATGGTTTCCGTGTACGAGACCTCGGTGCGCGGTGTCACGGTGCGGGTTTATGTGCCACAGGCGCCCGCGCTTGCCGATGCCCCAGCAGCGCCTGCCTTCATCTTCTTCCACGGCGGCGGCTGGGTGCTGGGGGATTTAGAGACCACGGATACAACCGTGCGGGACATTGCCGCAGAAGCGGGAATCATCTGTATCAGCGTGCACTATCGCCGTGCACCGGAGCACCCTTTCCCGGCGCCACTAGATGATTGCCGTGCAGTAGTAGACGGGGTGCTACAAGGAGAATTGGGGATCGGCATCGATCCAACGCGCGTTGCCGTGGGCGGAGACAGCGCGGGCGGCAATATCGCAGCGGTGATCGCACAAGAACTGCGCGATCAGCTGGCTCATCAGGTGCTGATTTACCCCGTCATGGATTTATCCACCTTTGACACGCAATCCCATTCGGATTTTAGCGATGGCTATTACCTCACCAGGCGGCGCCTTAACTATTTTTATGATTCTTATGCTGGCGCTGCAGACCGCACGGATATCCGTATGTCTCCCGGCAGGAATGGCGATCTGGCGGGGCTGCCTCCAGCGACGGTGATTACCGGTGAACTTGATCCGTTGGTCTCTGAAGTAAGTGACTACGTTGGGCGGATGCTCAATGCGGGAAATGTAGTGAGCTCTATCGAATTTAAGGGCCAAGTCCATCCGTTCGTCCAGATGGGCGGGATCATTTCGGATGCACTGATTGCGCGCACCATTATTGGCAGCGAATTAAAGCGTGCGCTGCGAGGCCAAGGCTAA